A genomic window from Acidobacteriota bacterium includes:
- a CDS encoding serine/threonine protein kinase produces the protein MGEVYKAEDLKLNQTVALKFLPESIALDGGMLARFHNEVRIARQVAHPNVCRVYDIGEVEGLHFLSMEFIDGEDLSSLLRRIGRLPGDKAVELARQMCAGLAAAHEAGVLHRDLKPANVMIDGRGKARITDFGLAVVSEELRGEEVMAGTPAYMAPEQLTGKEATQRSDIYALGLVLYELFTGKRVFEAKSIQELISLHEKSTPPTPSSHVKDIDPLAERVILRCLAKDPKARPASAVQVALALPGGDPLAAALAMGEMPSPEMVAASGQKTGLRPPVAVVCLIAIIVGLLALVYDQSRRRMFDVTPFEHSPEILSQKAREISAQLGYPERPTDSAHGFEYDGAYLNYVRRQIPAREWWQRFSRSRPAPIFFWYRKSPQQLLPKDDPDPTLWGQPPDMSRVRENDPPQTPGMVCIRLDMQGRLLRFSAEPPALDEGPSHSSQPTQDNWARLFSAAEIDVARLTATEPKWTPPSAFDTRAAWSGAFPEQPDLPLRVEAAAWHGKPVYFEVIGPWTTPNRGVAVQLPSKMLVWFLTVTYWAILLFGGWLALRNLRQGRSDRKGAFRLMAYIFLSHQVAIYLGSQMTAVNELMCFYLACFTWILYMSLEPYVRRRWPDMLISWNRVLAGKVRDPLVGRDMLFGILAIILLSLLFRLIFLLRIHLFDLAPFPGAAVTPLKILSSLRLTISSLVILPHWAMFIALWFLFFFFLLRILVRRDWLAIALFALIAGLAGYDGSWVDLATGMLLWLIGALLMWRYGLVAFASFLLTSYALNNFPYTLDFSRWYAAAGLIPLIALLALASVAFYTSLGGQKVFQVSLLDE, from the coding sequence ATGGGCGAGGTCTACAAAGCCGAGGATTTGAAACTCAACCAGACCGTCGCGCTCAAGTTTCTGCCCGAAAGCATTGCGCTCGACGGTGGGATGCTGGCCCGCTTTCACAACGAAGTGCGCATCGCGCGACAGGTCGCCCATCCGAATGTTTGCCGCGTCTACGACATTGGCGAAGTCGAGGGACTGCATTTTCTCTCGATGGAGTTTATTGATGGTGAGGACTTGAGCAGCCTGCTGCGGCGCATCGGACGATTGCCGGGCGATAAGGCAGTGGAGTTGGCGCGGCAGATGTGCGCGGGGCTGGCGGCGGCGCACGAAGCGGGCGTGCTGCATCGTGACTTGAAACCGGCCAACGTGATGATTGACGGGCGCGGCAAAGCGCGCATCACCGACTTTGGCTTGGCGGTGGTGAGTGAAGAGTTGCGCGGCGAAGAAGTCATGGCAGGCACGCCGGCGTACATGGCTCCTGAGCAGTTGACGGGTAAGGAAGCCACTCAGCGCAGCGACATCTATGCCTTGGGTTTGGTGCTCTACGAACTGTTTACCGGCAAGCGAGTCTTCGAAGCAAAAAGTATTCAAGAACTGATCTCTTTGCACGAGAAGTCCACACCGCCGACGCCCTCGAGTCACGTGAAAGACATTGACCCGCTGGCCGAGCGCGTGATTCTGCGCTGTTTGGCAAAAGACCCAAAGGCCAGACCGGCCTCGGCAGTACAAGTGGCGCTGGCGTTGCCGGGCGGTGATCCGCTGGCAGCGGCGTTGGCGATGGGCGAGATGCCTTCGCCGGAGATGGTCGCGGCTTCAGGGCAAAAGACCGGGCTGCGTCCGCCGGTTGCGGTCGTGTGCTTGATTGCCATCATCGTCGGCCTGCTCGCGCTGGTGTATGACCAAAGCCGCAGGAGGATGTTTGACGTAACCCCGTTTGAACATTCGCCTGAAATCCTGTCGCAAAAGGCGCGCGAAATCAGCGCGCAACTCGGTTACCCGGAACGTCCGACCGACAGCGCGCATGGCTTTGAGTATGATGGCGCTTATCTAAACTACGTCCGGCGACAAATTCCCGCCCGCGAATGGTGGCAGCGTTTCAGCCGAAGTCGGCCTGCTCCTATCTTCTTTTGGTATCGGAAAAGTCCTCAACAACTTCTGCCAAAAGATGACCCTGATCCTACGCTATGGGGCCAGCCTCCTGATATGTCGCGGGTGCGGGAAAACGATCCGCCACAGACGCCAGGCATGGTGTGCATCAGGTTGGATATGCAAGGACGGCTGCTGCGCTTTTCCGCCGAACCACCGGCGCTTGATGAAGGGCCAAGCCATTCGTCACAACCTACGCAGGATAATTGGGCTAGACTCTTTTCAGCCGCCGAGATTGATGTCGCACGTCTGACCGCAACTGAACCGAAATGGACGCCACCCTCGGCCTTTGACACGCGCGCGGCGTGGAGCGGGGCATTCCCGGAACAGCCTGATTTGCCGCTGCGCGTGGAAGCCGCCGCCTGGCACGGCAAGCCAGTTTACTTTGAAGTGATTGGTCCGTGGACGACGCCTAATCGAGGAGTGGCGGTTCAACTTCCCAGTAAAATGCTCGTTTGGTTTTTGACCGTTACCTACTGGGCTATCTTGCTGTTTGGCGGGTGGCTGGCGTTGCGTAACCTACGTCAGGGGCGGAGTGACCGTAAGGGTGCATTTAGGTTAATGGCCTATATATTCCTAAGCCATCAAGTCGCCATATACCTTGGTTCACAGATGACAGCAGTGAACGAGCTCATGTGCTTTTATCTCGCATGCTTCACTTGGATTTTATACATGTCGCTTGAACCTTATGTCAGGCGGCGTTGGCCCGACATGCTAATTTCCTGGAACCGGGTCTTGGCGGGGAAGGTGCGCGATCCTTTAGTGGGCAGAGATATGTTGTTCGGCATTTTGGCCATAATCCTGCTCAGTCTTCTCTTTAGATTGATTTTTCTGCTGAGGATACATCTTTTTGATTTAGCACCCTTCCCTGGGGCTGCGGTGACACCACTGAAAATCCTGAGTAGCTTGCGCCTAACCATCAGCAGTCTGGTGATCCTTCCCCACTGGGCAATGTTCATTGCATTGTGGTTCCTCTTCTTCTTTTTTCTGCTGCGTATCCTGGTGCGCCGTGATTGGCTGGCTATAGCGCTCTTCGCACTCATCGCTGGCCTGGCGGGGTATGATGGCAGTTGGGTAGATTTGGCCACTGGGATGTTGCTTTGGTTGATTGGGGCCCTTTTGATGTGGCGTTATGGGTTGGTGGCATTTGCCAGCTTCCTACTCACCAGCTATGCGCTTAACAACTTCCCCTACACACTCGACTTTTCACGATGGTATGCAGCAGCAGGCCTGATTCCATTGATTGCTCTGCTGGCGCTGGCTTCGGTTGCGTTTTACACCTCGCTGGGTGGGCAGAAGGTGTTTCAAGTCAGCCTGCTGGATGAATGA